ACGGTACGGAGGACTTCACCGCACCCTCAAGCTCCACGCGGGTTCCGCCGGCGTCGGCCACCAGCCGCTGGACGGCGGTAACATCCACCGGGGCACCGGCGATCTTCAGCGAGATGTTGCTCTGGCGCGAGCCGTCCGCGGCGGGAGCTTCCCAGTTTTCCACCTGGGTCACCTTGAGGTGCTCACCAACAAACTTGCGGGCGATCTCAGGCAGCCGGGTGGTGGGAAGGGTGCGGACCGAGGTGGTGTTGAAGGCACCTGCAATGTCGCCGTCAAGGGTGAAGGACTCCAGGGTGCCGCCCACCAGCTGGCTGACGTGGCGCTGGAAATCCTCGTTCACCAGCACAGCGGTAACGCTGTCAACGGAGTGCGGAAGGGTGGTGGTTGCGCTCAGCGCCATGGGTCCTCCTGGGACGTGGGGAAAGGATTTACGCCTCCAACATCCTACGGGGTCACCCCGGCGCGGTCCGCATCGGCCAATTTCCGGGCCTCCGCCGTGATGTTCCGTGCCATCGCCGGGAAGATCAGGCTGTGAAAGGGAAGCACGGCCAGCCAGTAGAGCCGTCCGCTCAAGCCTTTGGGAAAGAAAATGGCGCGCTGCCGGTAGCGGCTGCCGCCGCCGTCGGGCTCCACGGAAAGCTCCAGCCACGCCCGTCCCGGCGCCCGCATCTCAGCCCGCAGCCGCAGCAGCCTGCCGCGCTCGATCCGCTCTACCCGCCACCAGTCCACCACTTCTCCGGCGGCCAGCATATGCGGATGCCGGCGGCCCCGCAGCAGCCCCGCGCCGCCGGTCAGCTTGTCCAGCCAGCCCCGGACCTGCCAGGCCAGGGGCAGGGAATACCAGCCGTTGCGCCCACCGATGCCCTCGATAATGGTCCAGACATGGGCCGGGTCCACTTCCCCGTGGAAGGTCCGCTCGTCGATGTACACCTTGTGCCCTGCCCACTCGGGGTCGCTGGGAAGGGGATCGGAGTCCGCGCCGGCGCTGGCCCACGTGGTCTCCACTTGGCCGTCCCGCTCCTTGCCCAGCGCCAGGGCCACCGCCGTCCGGTACGGGGTCAGGCCGCCGTCGGGCTGGG
This window of the Pseudarthrobacter defluvii genome carries:
- a CDS encoding DUF2505 domain-containing protein produces the protein MALSATTTLPHSVDSVTAVLVNEDFQRHVSQLVGGTLESFTLDGDIAGAFNTTSVRTLPTTRLPEIARKFVGEHLKVTQVENWEAPAADGSRQSNISLKIAGAPVDVTAVQRLVADAGGTRVELEGAVKSSVPFLGGKIADAAEPMVAKALNLQAAQAQAWLESH